A genomic region of Stigmatopora nigra isolate UIUO_SnigA chromosome 16, RoL_Snig_1.1, whole genome shotgun sequence contains the following coding sequences:
- the slc4a2b gene encoding anion exchange protein 2b, which produces MSNHKQVRDDPEVSTSHRPAHLDEDDDGDLNKALGVERFQHILRPSTSVPDEQHHNYHEEDIEYHRHSSHHIHRPLSKLPQDLRRKKSSKKRRKDKDHKMGHAPVEEAEEEEEDEEEGHEPSVASPEPTKVMDVEFFLSDDDQSSPPTRDLDVVPQSGAGPRPDDGTSTDMPESPISPSPAHLEHPPLNRLSSTGRSYDLQDRRRTGNMTGAEQAKYQRIPTDESEAQTLVSADLDGIKSHRFEDVPGVRRHLVRKSTKGQVVHTGKDHKESASRTPRKHDRTPHEPVPVVLYRSLSRPKGALVDTVPPAYEYKKVFVELNELTMDKNQEMQWKETARWIKFEEDVEEETDRWGKPHVASLSFRSLLELRKTIAHGAVLLDLEQKTLPGIAHQVVEKMIISDQIKAEDRANVLRALLLKHSHPSDDKEHSGPFPRNISAGSLGSLMPHHHVTNHAEPSVTDPLMSSAHAAGDGETRVDVEKMEAGIASGMHRSKSKHELKLLEKIPENAEATVVLVGSVDFLEQPTMAFVRLQEAVELESVLEVPVPVRFLFVLLGPATTSMDYHQIGRSISTLMSDKQFHEAAYLADERQDLLNAINSFLDCSIVLPPSEMGGEELLRSVARFQREMMEKRREGKLLADEPKSPEEKEALVAPSKKWDDPLKRTGRPFGGLARDVRRRYPAYVSDFKDALNSQCMAAVIFIYFAALSPAITFGGLLSEKTEGLIGVSELIVSTAVQGVVFCLLGAQPLLVVGFSGPLLVFEEAFYSFCKSSDMDYLTGRVWIGAWLVVIALVTVALEGSFLVRFVSRFTQEIFSFLISLIFICETFMKLGRIFKSHPLTRCSLDPPSNETVASNISDTTLPPPLNISGVPDTPIPTNEPNTALLSLVLMAGTFFIAFYLRKFKNSAFFPGRLRRIIGDFGVPIAILIMVLVDNSLQDTYTQKLNVPSGFSVTRPDKRGWVISPLGSDGKFPIWMMFACCLPALLVFILIFMETQITTLIVSKKERMLVKGSGFHLDLLLIVTLGGASALFGLPWMAAATVRSVTHVNALTVMSKAVAPGDKPRVQEVKEQRVTGLLVAVMVGLSIVIGDLLRKIPLAVLFGIFLYMGVMSLNGIQLSERMMLLLMPPKYHPDHIYVRKVRTLRMHLFTCIQAVCLAALWAVMSTQASLAFPFVLILTVPVKMFLLPRIFTAREMLCLDADDAEPTFDDRECHDEYSEMHMPV; this is translated from the exons cctgAGGTGTCGACATCGCACCGACCGGCACATCTCGACGAGGATGACGACGGCGATCTGAACAAAGCGTTGGGAGTCGAACGCTTCCAGCATATCCTCAGACCGTCCACTTCGGTACCGGATGAGCAGCACCATAACTACCATGAAGAAGATATTGAAT ATCACCGGCACTCCTCGCATCACATCCACCGACCTCTGTCCAAACTGCCCCAGGATCTCCGCCGCAAAAAGAGCAGCAAAAAGCGACGCAAGGACAAGGACCACAAGATGGGCCACGCCCCCGTGGAGGAagccgaggaggaggaagaggatgaggaggaaggcCACGAACCCAGCGTGGCCTCCCCTGAGCCAACAAAAGTCATGGATGTGGAG tttttcctctCTGATGATGACCAATCGAGCCCCCCAACCCGAGACCTGGACGTGGTCCCGCAGTCGGGCGCGGGACCCCGCCCAGACGACGGCACGTCCACCGA CATGCCAGAGTCGCCCATTAGCCCCAGCCCGGCGCATTTGGAGCACCCTCCCCTGAACCGTCTATCCTCCACCGGCCGCAGCTACGACCTGCAGGACCGTCGGCGCACCGGCAACATGACGGGCGCTGAGCAGGCCAAGTACCAGCGCATCCCCACCGACGAGAGCGAGGCCCAAACGCTGGTCTCTGCCGACCTAGACGGCATTAAAA GTCACCGCTTCGAAGATGTCCCCGGCGTACGACGACACCTGGTCCGAAAGAGCACCAAAGGACAGGTGGTGCACACGGGAAAAGACCACAAGGAGTCGGCAAGTCGCACGCCGCGCAAGCACGACCGCACCCCGCACGAG CCCGTGCCGGTGGTTTTGTACCGTTCTCTCTCTCGGCCCAAAGGCGCCCTGGTGGATACGGTGCCCCCCGCGTACGAGTATAAGAAG GTGTTTGTGGAGCTGAATGAGCTGACCATGGACAAGAACCAGGAAATGCAATGGAAGGAGACGGCCCGTTGGATCAAGTTTGAGGAGGACGTGGAGGAGGAGACGGATCGTTGGGGGAAGCCGCACGTGGCCTCGCTGTCCTTTCGAAGCTTGCTGGAACTCCGGAAAACCATCGCCCACG GTGCGGTACTGTTGGACCTGGAGCAAAAAACCCTGCCGGGCATCGCCCACCAGGTGGTGGAGAAAATGATCATTTCCGACCAGATAAAAGCCGAGGACCGTGCCAACGTCCTACGAGCCCTCCTACTCAAACACAG CCACCCGAGCGACGACAAGGAGCACAGCGGACCCTTCCCCCGGAACATCTCGGCGGGCAGCCTGGGCAGTCTGATGCCACACCACCACGTCACCAATCACGCCGAGCCGTCCGTCACCGACCCGCTGATGAGCTCCGCCCACGCGGCCGGCGACGGCGAGACGCGGGTAGACGTGGAGAAGATGGAGGCGGGGATCGCTTCGGGGATGCATCGCTCTAAGTCCAAACACGAGCTGAAGTTGTTGGAGAAGATTCCGGAAAATGCTGAGGCCACGGTGGTCCTCGTCG GTAGCGTGGACTTCTTGGAGCAGCCCACCATGGCGTTTGTGCGGCTGCAGGAAGCAGTGGAACTGGAGTCGGTTTTGGAAGTCCCCGTGCCAGTCCGCTTCCTCTTTGTGCTTCTGGGACCCGCCACCACCAGTATGGACTACCACCAGATTGGACGCTCCATCTCCACGCTCATGTCTGACAAG CAATTCCACGAAGCGGCTTATCTGGCCGACGAGCGGCAGGACCTCCTGAACGCCATCAACAGCTTCCTGGACTGCAGCATCGTCTTACCCCCGTCGGAAATGGGCGGCGAAGAGCTGCTCCGCTCCGTGGCGAGATTCCAGCGCGAGATGATGGAAAAGAGGCGGGAGGGCAAGCTCCTAGCCGACGAACCTAAAAGCCCTGAGGAAAAGGAAGCCCTGGTCGCTCCCTCCAAGAAGTGGGACGACCCCCTGAAACGCACCGGGCGACCTTTCGGCGGTCTGGCCCGAGACGTCCGGCGGCGCTACCCGGCGTATGTCAGCGACTTCAAAGACGCACTCAACAGCCAGTGCATGGCCGCCGTCATCTTTATTTACTTTGCCGCCTTGTCGCCCGCCATCACTTTTGGGGGACTCCTCA GTGAAAAGACAGAAGGCTTGATCGGCGTTTCCGAGTTGATCGTGTCCACGGCCGTGCAGGGCGTGGTCTTTTGCTTACTCGGAGCGCAGCCGCTCTTGGTGGTGGGCTTTTCCGGACCACTTTTGGTCTTTGAAGAAGCTTTTTATTCG TTCTGCAAGTCGAGCGATATGGACTACCTGACGGGCCGTGTGTGGATCGGCGCGTGGCTGGTGGTCATCGCGTTGGTGACGGTGGCCTTGGAGGGAAGCTTTTTGGTGCGCTTTGTGTCGCGCTTCACACAGGAAATCTTCTCCTTCCTCATCTCCCTCATCTTCATCTGCGAGACCTTCATGAAGCTCGGCAGG ATTTTCAAATCACATCCTCTAACTCGCTGTTCCCTGGACCCGCCTTCCAACGAGACGGTGGCTTCCAACATTTCCGACACGACGCTACCGCCTCCGCTCAACATCAGCGGCGTGCCCGACACCCCCATCCCGACCAACGAGCCCAACACGGCTCTTCTGTCACTGGTTCTCATGGCTGGAACCTTCTTCATCGCCTTCTACTTGCGCAAATTCAAGAACAGTGCTTTCTTCCCTGGAAGG TTGCGCAGAATTATCGGCGATTTCGGGGTGCCCATCGCCATCCTCATCATGGTGCTGGTGGACAATAGTTTACAAGACACCTACACTCAA AAACTGAATGTGCCGAGCGGATTTTCCGTGACCAGGCCGGACAAACGTGGCTGGGTCATCAGTCCGCTGGGTAGTGATGGAAAGTTCCCTATTTGGATGATGTTTGCATGCTGCCTGCCCGCTCTGTTGgtcttcatcctcatcttcatggAGACGCAGATCACCAC GCTAATCGTGAGCAAAAAGGAGCGCATGTTAGTGAAGGGCTCTGGCTTCCACCTGGACTTGCTTCTGATCGTCACTCTGGGCGGAGCCTCTGCACTCTTCGGCCTACCTTGGATGGCGGCGGCCACCGTGCGCTCGGTCACGCACGTCAACGCCCTGACCGTCATGAGCAAAGCGGTGGCGCCCGGAGACAAACCCCGCGTCCAAGAGGTCAAGGAGCAGCGCGTCACTGGACTCCTGGTGGCCGTCATGGTCG GTCTGTCCATCGTGATTGGGGACCTCCTACGGAAAATCCCGCTCGCTGTACTGTTCGGAATCTTTCTCTACATGGGCGTCATGTCGCTCAACGGAATTCAACTCAGCGAGCGTATGATGCTGCTTCTCATGCCGCCAAAATATCACCCTGACCACATCTATGTCCGAAAA GTCCGAACGCTACGCATGCATTTGTTTACATGCATTCAAGCCGTTTGCCTGGCGGCGCTGTGGGCCGTCATGTCCACGCAAGCTTCACTGGCCTTCCCTTTCGTGCTCATCCTCACCGTACCCGTGAAAATGTTCCTGCTGCcacgcatcttcaccgcccgcGAGATGCTATGC CTGGACGCGGACGACGCCGAGCCGACATTTGACGACCGCGAATGTCACGACGAGTACTCGGAGATGCACATGCCCGTGTAA
- the LOC144209931 gene encoding uncharacterized protein LOC144209931: protein MAALLLLLTIGGALFCPSVDAQEAYEKLDETFKKGVNLSLEKLNEHSSIQNHFLFFRSVTKSNVEAGFDVVFIYHHFYLKPTKCPKGTTDLSNCSFRNDIPMIDCAICYKTFQGEIEAEPKPYLNCLRKPSVTPEMQVNRIEHCNRLAYSHGASNLLASTGTK from the exons ATGGCCGCTTTGTTGCTACTGCTCACAATAGGGGGGGCTTTGTTTTGCCCCTCCGTGGACGCTCAAGAAGCTTATGAAAAACTCGATGAGACCTTCAAGAAAGGTGTCAACTTGTCCTTGGAGAAGCTTAATGAACATTCCAGCATCCAGAACCACTTTTTGTTCTTCAGAAGCGTCACAAAGTCCAACGTTGAG GCCGGCTTTGACGTGGTGTTCATCTACCACCACTTCTACCTAAAGCCCACCAAATGCCCCAAAGGAACCACAGATTTGTCAAATTGCAGTTTTAGGAACGATATT CCAATGATCGACTGCGCCATTTGTTACAAAACCTTCCAAGGAGAAATCGAGGCCGAGCCCAAACCCTACCTCAACTGTCTCCGGAAGCCCTCCGTCACCCCA GAGATGCAAGTTAACCGAATTGAACATTGCAACCGATTAGCATACAGCCACGGAGCTTCAAATCTTCTGGCCTCCACTGGAACAAAGTAG
- the LOC144209930 gene encoding uncharacterized protein LOC144209930 encodes MALAWLLLLLWSVVGVPWRSAEAQDVYEMLSEDYKKGVDLALVHLNSHAGVSHHFRFLRSLDKVEAECGFDINYYYHHFHLKPTRCAKGATSTNQNCPFRNDRPLMDCAVCYKTQENQILPDPTPYVHCIQRPRLTQDMVTTRTEHCKQMNYNTGGLTLLAVRND; translated from the exons ATGGCGCTGGCGTGGCTATTGCTGCTGCTGTGGTCGGTGGTGGGGGTCCCATGGCGGTCCGCCGAGGCCCAGGACGTCTACGAGATGCTCTCGGAGGACTACAAGAAGGGCGTGGACTTGGCCTTGGTGCACCTCAACTCTCATGCCGGCGTCAGTCATCATTTTCGCTTCTTGAGGAGTTTGGATAAAGTGGAAGCTGAG TGTGGATTTGATattaactactactaccaccattttCATCTCAAACCAACCCGTTGTGCCAAAGGAGCGACGTCGACCAATCAAAATTGTCCATTCCGGAATGACCGA CCTTTAATGGACTGTGCTGTGTGTTATAAAACACAAGAAAACCAGATTTTACCAGATCCAACTCCTTATGTGCATTGCATTCAAAGGCCCAGACTCACCCAG GATATGGTGACCACCCGAACAGAACACTGCAAACAAATGAACTACAATACTGGTGGTTTGACATTGTTAGCGGTACGAAATGATTAG
- the nrbp2b gene encoding nuclear receptor-binding protein 2b, whose amino-acid sequence MTMSVPERKSGSEGKEEESEDESEILEESPCGRWQKRKEQVSQGNVPGVESASLAMDTEEGVEVVWNEVLFSDKKVFKAQEEQIKEMFENLMQVEHPNIVKFHKYWLDMKESQARVIFITEYMSSGSLKQFLKKTKKNHKTMNVKAWKRWCTQILSALSYLHSCDPPIIHGNLTCDTIFIQHNGLIKIGSVWHRLFVNVFPDANVQSKGRQHRDEQRNLHFFAPEYGAGEDDYAIDIFSFGICALEMAVLEIQANGDAAVSKEAIVNAGQSLEDPLMREFTQSCLRPEAKLRPTAHDLLFHRVLFEVHSLKLLAAHCLINNQYLLPENCVEERTKSFDPNAIMAEIKHQDRPGVQLMYSHVSPLELDKFLEDVKNGIYPLMNFASTRPHPVPRALSLSQEQVETVKTPTPEPQETETRKVIQMHCSLESNEEGTKTHLSLFLKMDDKLHRQLSCDIGPTDTSKELAGELVHYAFINEEDIEKVAVFLEDAIKRHRVRGQLSGSIQ is encoded by the exons ATGACGATGTCCGTCCCGGAGAGGAAATCGGGATCGGaagggaaggaggaggagagcgAGGATGAAAGCGAGATTCTGGAGGAAAGCCCATGCGGACGATGGCAGAAGAGAAAAGAACAG gtgagcCAAGGCAACGTCCCAGGCGTGGAAAGCGCCTCGCTCGCCATGGACACGGAGGAAGGAGTGGAGGTGGTTTGGAACGAAGTCCTTTTCTCCGATAAAAAAGTCTTCAAAGCGCAGGAG GAGCAAATCAAAGAGATGTTTGAGAACCTAATGCAGGTGGAGCACCCCAACATTGTCAAGTTCCACAAATACTGGCTGGATATGAAGGAAAGCCAAGCTCGG GTCATCTTCATCACCGAGTACATGTCCTCGGGGAGCCTCAAGCAGTTTTTGAAGAAAACCAAGAAGAACCACAAGACCATGAATGTCAAG gcctgGAAACGATGGTGCACACAGATTCTCTCCGCCCTCAG TTATCTCCACTCATGCGATCCGCCAATCATCCACGGCAACCTGACCTGCGACACCATCTTCATCCAGCACAACGGCCTCATCAAAATCGGCTCAG TGTGGCATCGACTTTTCGTCAACG TATTCCCGGATGCTAACGTGCAGAGTAAGGGGAGGCAACATCGTGACGAACAGAGGAATCTTCATTTTTTCGCACCGGAATATGGAG CCGGCGAAGACGACTACGCCATCGACATTTTCTCTTTCGGCATCTGCGCCCTGGAG ATGGCAGTGTTGGAGATCCAAGCCAACGGGGACGCCGCCGTCTCCAAGGAGGCCATCGTCAACGCGGGGCAATCTCTGGAAGACCCCCTGATGAGA GAATTCACACAGTCGTGTTTACGACCCGAGGCCAAGCTCCGTCCGACCGCCCACGACCTCCTCTTCCACCGCGTCCTGTTCGAGGTCCACTCCCTCAAACTTCTAGCCGCCCACTGCCTCATTAACAACCAGT ACTTGCTCCCCGAGAACTGCGTGGAAGAAAGGACCAAGTCCTTCGACCCCAACGCCATCATGGCGGAGATCAAGCACCAAGACAGGCCGGGAGTGCAGCTGAT gtactCCCACGTCTCGCCTTTGGAGCTGGACAAGTTCCTGGAGGACGTCAA AAACGGGATTTACCCCTTGATGAACTTTGCCTCCACCCGTCCACATCCCGTCCCTCGAGCGCTGTCCTTGTCTCAGGAGCAGGTGGAGACGGTCAAAACGCCCACGCCAGAACCCCAGGAGACGGAGACCAGAAAG GTCATCCAAATGCACTGCAGTTTGGAGTCCAATGAAGAAGGGACCAAAACTCAT CTGTCTTTATTCCTCAAAATGGACGACAAACTCCACCGGCAACTTAGCTGCGACATTGGTCCAA ctgaTACGTCCAAAGAACTCGCCGGCGAACTTGTTCACTACGCCTTCATTAATGAG GAGGACATAGAGAAGGTGGCAGTGTTCCTCGAAGACGCCATCAAGCGACACCGGGTACGAGGTCAGCTTTCCGGAAGCATACAATGA